In Humulus lupulus chromosome 7, drHumLupu1.1, whole genome shotgun sequence, the following are encoded in one genomic region:
- the LOC133791968 gene encoding uncharacterized protein LOC133791968, giving the protein MSELPDAPVLPINPTLPREGQSVVLEERMGMNFNTFQKIDYSPQGNSKLGYFFSSKLLGGSANSECKHGGKKFKNKYSVDSTPTGHLKANIDAATCAKVVVRDDNGRIVAGFAIPMRGSYSSLIIEAQALVYPSLPLRSIPISDVLHICPADLQTLPSLSQWKINT; this is encoded by the exons ATGTCGGAGCTCCCGGATGCTCCTGTGCTTCCCATCAACCCAACCCTTCCTAGGGAAGGGCAGTCGGTCGTCTTAGAGGAGAGGATGGGGATG AATTTTAACACTTTTCAGAAAATCGACTATTCCCCTCAAGGAAATTCCAAGTTGGGTTACTTCTTTTCTTCAAAACTATTGGGAGGTTCAGCAAATTCAGAATGTAAACATGGTggaaaaaaattcaagaacaaaTATTCAGTGGATTCTACACCTACAGGTCATTTGAAAGCAAATATTGATGCAGCTACATGCGCTAAAGTTGTAGTCAGAGACGACAATGGAAGGATTGTAGCTGGATTTGCTATTCCTATGCGAGGGAGTTATTCATCTTTGATCATAGAAGCTCAAGCTCTTGTGTACCCTTCTCTGCCTTTGCGAAGCATCCCAATCTCCGATGTTCTTCATATCTGCCCAGCCGATCTGCAAACCCTCCCGTCCCTCTCTCAATG GAAAATCAATACATAA